In the genome of Candidatus Pristimantibacillus lignocellulolyticus, the window GTTTTCTCACTCGAAGAAAGAAATATAGGATGATCGGCAAGAAAACCAATACTGGCCATACTTGTGAAAACTTCGTTAAGAAAAACATCATACATACGATTAGACTAATGATTGCACCAACACTATTAATAATAAGTTTAGATACCCAGCCTTTTGGTTTACTCCTCATCCATTTTACGACCATTCCTGATTGAGAAAGGGTAAAAGGAATAAATACGCCAAGCGCATAAAGCGGAATGAGATGTTCCGTCTGTCCTTTAAATACGATAATTAGAACGATTGATAGTAGTCCTAATATGATAATGCCGTTAGAATACCCTAACCGATCGCCTCTAAGCATAAACATTCTTGGAATGAATTTATCTTTTGCCAAATTAACAGCAAGCAGCGGAAATGCAGAATATCCAGTGTTTGCCGCGAGAATTAGAATTAATGCCGTTGTCCCTTGAATGAAGAAATACATAAAGTTTCTACCAAAGGTCTGTTCTGCTATTTGAGAAACTACCGTAACGTCTCCTCTCGGAGTAACGCCATAAAAATAAGCTAATACAACAATTCCTATAAATAATACTGCTAGTAATGATCCCATCGCGACCAATGTCTTCGCCGCATTGTTTGGTGCAGGGTTTTTGAAATTAGGAATTGCATTTGATATAGCTTCCACACCCGTTAAAGCAGAGCTCCCTGAGGAAAATGCTTTAAGCAGCAGAAACAAACTAATTCCTGCAATAGGTTCTCCGAATGAAAGCTGTACATGTGGCTCAACCTTGCCTATTACAACATTAAATATACCTACACCAATTAATAGCAGTAGTGCGATAACAAATAAATAGACAGGATAAGCTAATACAGATGCAGATTCTGTAACACCTCTAAGATTCAAAAGCGTAATAAGTATGACAAATATTATAGCAATAGTAACGGTGTACTCATGCAAGCTTGGAAATGCAGATGTTATCGCATCTGTTCCTGCTGATACGCTAACTGCTACAGTTAATATATAATCTACCAATAATGAACCACCCGCGATTAAACCTGTATATGTGCCTAAGTTTTCTTTAGATACAACGTATGCTCCACCGCCATGGGGGTAGGAAAAGATAATTTGTCGATAGGATGCAATAAGCGCCAGTAGTAATATTAATACGCCGATCGCTATGGGGATTGAATACCAAAATGCGGCTGCTCCAATTGTAAATAATACAATGAGTATTTGTTCAGGGCCATAAGCGACTGATGATAATGCATCCGATGAAAGAATAGCAAGTGCTTTCCGTTTATTTAACTTTTGTTCTCCTAGTTCTGTAGTTTTTAATGGTCGACCTACTAATATTCTTTTGAGAGTGGTCAGCATTAGAGACACTTCCTTATCCTGTTTGCTTCGAATTTTTTCCCATAATTATCAACTTTACAGTCAATTTTCCGTAATTTTGGCATAACAAAAACACAGGCTATAACCTGTGTTTTTTACACAAGTTAACAACCCTCTCTTAATCAACGCTTACGAGGTTAGCTGTCGGATTCGGGCGGAAGAGTCGCCCTACCTGATTAGTAACTTATATCAGGATTCACCCCATACAACGAGTGCTTGCTGCAGCAAACAATCATTATAATTGGTTCCCCCGTTTTCCATAATGGAAACTCAGCGAATAAGAATTGTAAACCATATAATGTTAATATCTCAATTGAATACTACTCCTGCTTTAAACTTTTGTAAAACCTACATTTAGTCAAAATAAGTTCATTTCACCTCAATTTACGAATGAATAGCGCTTACATCTCTACTGCTCATGCTCACGCTATGATTATTATCGTTTCTCTTGCATTATCGTTATTTTTGAAATTTATATAAAGCTCATGTTATGAAGTGCGTACGAAAGATTCTTATAATTCACTTTAAATAAGAAAAAGCACCCTAAGGTGCTATATCTTTTTTATTGTTTAATATATTTGTCGTAAACCAACTTAAAATTATTAATGTAATACTCATCATATTCCTGAATTTCAAGAGTAGATAGCTTACCTAAGCTAGATTCATTCTCTTGGGCAATATAATTGTCAAAAGTGTATTTACCCTGATGAACACCAATAATTTCATAATACTCTTTCCCTGGTTCCTGATATAAAAATAGTACATATTCCATATTCGATTTTAATGGGATATATTGCTCACTTGAAATTATTGTGTAAGCACCTGATAAATCACGCCAATTGGCATACCATTCGACAACTTTAATTTGATCTCCTATTTTCAAAGATGTGTCATTGTTCTCGTATATTTCATCTATCTCTAAATTAGAAAAAGTTCGATAATCATAAGGTACCTTTTCATTGTCGAATACAATATCTGTAGATACTTTCTCTTTCAATGAAGCTTTTACAATAATGGTAGACGTCTTTTCCAATTCTTCCAACGTGTAAAGTTTAAGTTTACCATCTAGACGCAATTCTTGTGGAACACTATGTTTATATCCAAAAAAACTTATTACAAATACGAAACACAGAATAGATACATATAGAATTACTTTTTTCACTATACCCACACCTTTCTTAATACTTATGTTTAATCATGGCAATATCATGACTTAGCGGTACTGCTGTGTCATTAAAACCATATTGCCTCATAATTGCATTAGAATCTTCTGATGTAAGTGCATTATGCTTTAGAGCTGCAACGTGACCAAATTCGTGTGTAATCGTCTCTTGAATCTGACTATAAGTTAAATTCTTTAATCCATTACCTGTAGTTGAAGAATTAGTATTCAATCTAACAATTGAATCTTTCCATTCCGCACTCCAGTCCAAAGTATAACCGAAAATAATAGAGTACTTATAGTTTCCAGCATCCGCATAAGCGCCTGTTGCCCCTAAATCGACACCTCTTACATGAACTCTTGATACATGATTAGTTTCAGCTTCGTCAGATTTATGAGGAGCTTTAAAGACCAATGCATCTTCTATTCCATTCCATGCCGCTGCTGCATTTTCTATTCTCAAAAAATACCCTTGAGCACTTGGGGCTACAGCTACTGCCAGGTTGTTAGCTACAGTAGTCGCCCAATTTCCACTGTAAATATCCGTACTAGTATGACCTTCAGCTGTTTTGACACCTAAGTAAGAAGCAATAATCAGTGGAACAATACACAATAGAACTTTACCGTATTTCATATTATACCTCCCAGTTCAATTTACTTGTTTAATTTACTATATATACCATATAATTACAATACTTTTTTGGGAATTTTTAACTTTATTTTTTCTCACCTCCTCCTATATTAACTTTCATGAACGTTCTCCTAATCATAATATTGTTAAAATTAATATGTACTTAACAATTTCTAGAAACTTCAATTTAAAGTTAATCGTCCAATAACAATCTGAATCTATACTATGGGTAAGTCATCATTTATAACATTAATTAAACTAAGGGAGGAAATCATCCTATGGGTATTCATACGTATTTTCAGTCATTAAACGATTTAGAGCGCATTATTCGTTGTCCAGGTAAATTTAAATTTGAGGAACATAGTGTTTCTGCTCATTCATGGAAAGTTGTACAATATGCGAAAACATTAGCAGATATTGAAGAAAGTAATGGAGTTATTGTAGATTGGAAGAAGCTTTACGAGATTACGAGCAGTCATGATTATGGAGAAATTTTTATCGGAGATATTAAAACACCCGTTAAACACTATTCATTAGAGCTTCGTGCCATGCTACAGAAAGTTGAAGAAGGAATGGTTGAACATTTCATCGACGAGCATATTCCTGAGGAGTTCAAGCCTACATTCCGTAGACAATTACGTGAAGGTAAAGACGATTCAGTAGAGGGTTTAATATTAGAGGTTGCTGATAAACTCGATCAGATCTATGAGGCATTTACGGAACTACAAAGAGGCAATACGGAGAAAGAATTTATCGTAATGTATCGAAGCGCATTAATTAAAATTAAACAAATCAAATTGCATTGTGTAGCTTATTTTCTCCAGAACATATTACCTGATCTCGTTAGCGAAGGCTCACAATGTCATGTTGATATCGAGAAAATAACAAATGAAGCTTTAGCTCTGCAAGTATAATAATGACCCCCATCCTAATGAAGATGAGGGTATTTTTCGTAACAAGAAACTGTAAGATGCAATAACATTGCTTCATGTTTAAGCTGTTTGCTGATGTTCTGTCATCATCGGGAAATTAAGCTTAAATAACGCTCCACCTTCCTCGCGATTTTCAGCTGTAATCATCCCTCCGCACCGTTCAACAATAGCACGAGAGATAGCTAATCCTAACCCAGTATCGCCATTTTTTCCTTTTAAGAAACGATAAAATAGGTACGGTAATACTTCTTCCTCTATCCCGCTTCCATCATCTGAAATTGATAATTCGATACGTCCCATTACAATTGCAGCATGAATATAGATATGCTCGTTAGCATGACGAATAGCGTTTGTAGTTACATTGATAAATGCTTGAAGTAACTTATCTTGATCTGCGAATACTTTCAGTTGCTGTGCATCCTCATAAGAACAATGTAACGTCACTTCTCTTTTGACGCCCATAGGATTAACTCGTTCTATCGTCTCCGTCAATAAATCTTTCAGACAGACGGTAGTAGGCTTATAGACATCTTCTTCACTGTCTAGCTTGGCTAATAGCGTCATTTCTGTAATTATATTTTTCAGTCTTCTACTTTCACTTAAAATAATATCTAATCCCTTGCGGACACTTTCCCCTTCCTTCAAACACACAATCCCTTATCCCTTCTGTATAACCAGCTATTGACATAAGGGGGGATTTCAGTTCATGTGATGCATTTTGAAAAAACTCTTTCTGTGCACGATTGAAGCGATTCAGTTCATCAGCCATCTCATATACAGTCTGCGCTACAGCACCTATCTCTCCCCCTGCTTTTACAAGATTAACTGAGGCAACAAATTGTCTCTCCTTTACCTTAGTTAACTCTTCTTTCAATTTGATTAATGGAGTGATTAACCTCTTCGTTATAAAATGACTAAGCACCATAATCAATAATCCCCCTATACAGAAAACAATGAGTAATCGACCAAATAGATCATTAATAGTTAGCCCATCGCTACTTGAAGCCCCCGTCATCATCTCTGCCTTCAAAGTATCCGTCAACGCCATTCCAACTGACTTCATATCCGCTTGCTGTGTCACTATAAAATGATCTAGAAGGACATAATGAATCAATATGGCAGTTATGCTTAAGACGAGTACAAGCGCTATACCAAACGCAATATTAATTTGATGAACGAGCTTCATTCTCATGCACACTCCGATCTAGTCTCATCCGATAGCCACTGATAGTGTATCAACTACTGATGATGTATCCCTGATCAAAACGGAGATTATGATGGATGACGCAAACGATCCACATCTAGCTTTCTTCAATGCACAAAGAATCAAAAGACGCAACAGCTATCAAACAATTACTAAGCAAATTGTTAGAACAATACAAGACACAGATCTCAGAGCCTAAATTAAAGCAGTAATATTATAGGTATACAAGAACAATTACAATAATAGACATAAAAAGGTCCACCATCCCTCCTCGGGTAGTGGACCTTACTCCTATAACTTGTATCACCTTCTTTAACTACTATCAACCTTTGTTGATCTAACTTTAGTGACTATCCAAATAACTGCGGATGCTATCATCATATCGAAAATAACATTGAATAAGAACAGATGTTTACTTAGATCTGCTTGACCATCACCAACGATTGGTATGAGAAAGCTGAACATCCCAATAAGACCTAGTACTATGAACAATTCAACGGCAATACGATTGCGGATATGGTTACTTCGTAGCCATTCGTATGCAGCTACAACATAATACAATATATAGAATAGTGTAATAAACCACATTGTGTTTGGAATATAAGTCCTCTTGAGTTCACTCCAACGGCTAAATTCAAAATACATAGCACCAGCTGGGTTTCCTTCCGATTTTTCATAGTTGCCCAAGTAAAAAGCTCTTATATTCATACTATTTTGTGCAGCATATTCCATTTTACCAAGTAATCTTGCGGGATTCATCATATAGAATAAGAGTACATCCCCATGTGAGATTTTATTATAAAAGTCTGCTGTGAGCGAAGGATCATCTTGCTTAATTACAGTATCATCCTGAAAATAATTGGTACCCGCCAATACCGACAACTTACTTGGCAGTCCTAATTGCTGCAAATCCCCCTCCACATCAGGTGAACCATTCAAAATACCGAAAAATACTGTCTGATAAATATTAATGTACTTAAAATCTTTTGGTGCAGCTATATACATAAAGATTGAAATAAGAAACGTAACTATAGAAAGTATAATTGCAAGCCTACGCCAACGAAGATCATCCATCTTCATCCAGCCATAACGAAGTCCAAGTAATGAAAAGACAATGCCAATTGGAGCGTTCTGAGTTTTCGAGCATACGAGAAAAAGTATAGAAATAAATAAAAGCACCAGCATTTTTCTTGATGGATTCTCTTGTTTCGTCAACATAAGTGCTAAAGCCAATGTTAGTAATAGAAATACGAAGGAGACTGGCTCCCCGTAAAAAGAATTAAAATATGCTAAATATCCAATATCCGAGAAGATGAACAACATCAATAGAGCAATTACTATGGCTGTTATGAGCGACTTCCCTTTATTGTACTTAATAAATATAAATCCTGCCGTTAGCAATAGGACAACATATATAGCACCTAAATAACGAATATCGAAAGCTGTTTCATTGAAAATAAGGCTAATGAAGCGAGCAACAACGACTAGTATAATATGCGTAGATGGATAGAATAAGCGCAAAATGGTGTCATAAGCAAAGTTAATATGGGCATACGAGAAAAAACGGTCCTCATAGGATTCTAAAGCATCATAATAATTCAGCCCCGCTGTACCCATAATTCGCAGGAAATCTCCATTGTCTGCAACACCAATAAAGACCTTTGTAAAGAGTAGCCAAATGGCAATGCTTGCGGCAATAATCAAATAGGCGAATTCAACTTGTAAAAGCTTTCTCAAAGCATTCTCTCCTATTCAAAATTGTAATACGTTTCATTTTTACCTGTTATCCAGTAAATATAACCAAAATTAACTATAAGACAGAAAAAAAGCGTTAGTACAGAAATCATATCCTGTACTAACGCTTTTACTTTTCATCATTTTACATATTAATAGATAGAAATCCTTTTTCAATAACTATTAAATAAGTTGAAGCTCCTTCAATAAATTATAAATAACTGAAGCTGCCTCTCCTCTTAGTGTTGGGCTTTGAGGTGCAAACTTATTACCATCTCTACCGATCATCAGTCCTAGCTTTTTAGCTGCATACACGTCTTCAAACGCCCAAGGGCTTATGTTATCTGTATCTGCAAACTCAGCTATTTGCTTAAGATCTTCTTCGGTAATTGTTA includes:
- a CDS encoding APC family permease, which gives rise to MLTTLKRILVGRPLKTTELGEQKLNKRKALAILSSDALSSVAYGPEQILIVLFTIGAAAFWYSIPIAIGVLILLLALIASYRQIIFSYPHGGGAYVVSKENLGTYTGLIAGGSLLVDYILTVAVSVSAGTDAITSAFPSLHEYTVTIAIIFVILITLLNLRGVTESASVLAYPVYLFVIALLLLIGVGIFNVVIGKVEPHVQLSFGEPIAGISLFLLLKAFSSGSSALTGVEAISNAIPNFKNPAPNNAAKTLVAMGSLLAVLFIGIVVLAYFYGVTPRGDVTVVSQIAEQTFGRNFMYFFIQGTTALILILAANTGYSAFPLLAVNLAKDKFIPRMFMLRGDRLGYSNGIIILGLLSIVLIIVFKGQTEHLIPLYALGVFIPFTLSQSGMVVKWMRSKPKGWVSKLIINSVGAIISLIVCMMFFLTKFSQVWPVLVFLPIILYFFLRVRKHYEAVGEQLRVAASEANIPIEGNVMIIPVAGITHVVENSLNYAKSLHPEQIIAVYIAFEKEEEVAFEQKWNQWQPGVRLVTLHSPYRSIIQPLSKFIHIIERKAHESNYQVTVVIPQFIPKKGWHNILHNQSSFLIRTHLLHHKNVILTTVPYHFKK
- a CDS encoding HD domain-containing protein codes for the protein MGIHTYFQSLNDLERIIRCPGKFKFEEHSVSAHSWKVVQYAKTLADIEESNGVIVDWKKLYEITSSHDYGEIFIGDIKTPVKHYSLELRAMLQKVEEGMVEHFIDEHIPEEFKPTFRRQLREGKDDSVEGLILEVADKLDQIYEAFTELQRGNTEKEFIVMYRSALIKIKQIKLHCVAYFLQNILPDLVSEGSQCHVDIEKITNEALALQV
- a CDS encoding HAMP domain-containing histidine kinase, whose protein sequence is MKEGESVRKGLDIILSESRRLKNIITEMTLLAKLDSEEDVYKPTTVCLKDLLTETIERVNPMGVKREVTLHCSYEDAQQLKVFADQDKLLQAFINVTTNAIRHANEHIYIHAAIVMGRIELSISDDGSGIEEEVLPYLFYRFLKGKNGDTGLGLAISRAIVERCGGMITAENREEGGALFKLNFPMMTEHQQTA